A genome region from Chryseobacterium sp. G0186 includes the following:
- a CDS encoding EpsG family protein → MSLLHPYYIIAMLYMLFFSIQEVFGNKVEKKWFWFLGVYLIIIAGLRDDVGPDYGSYLGLYNYSDTKSYSSIFMKMLHMEGPEHLDVEWLYTLINKILLNVFDAPFFMLTFVIAIFAIFFKVEYTEDNTFYPFTFTLFMFIPGFFIGESGQIRQNLATFMVYYAIRFIKEQKLWHYLFFIFLSSGVHSVCYMFLPMYWIARIPLNKTIMLIMIIGSVFLSPFEVYRGLGEFLGGMAEDNMLVEGFNGYVGKSVERLNGGFGIPEVMMAILTFFLFVFDTKMKKSYPYYEYHRNYAVIGICLYFIFRNNPIFSSRLAGAFIGFSYIIIPNAMYVASSRVKGMIYAFIIALVLFNFIVFSAFNNIKAGRFTIDQYYNHILP, encoded by the coding sequence ATGAGTTTATTACACCCATATTATATCATTGCCATGCTCTATATGCTTTTCTTCAGCATTCAGGAGGTTTTTGGCAATAAGGTAGAAAAAAAATGGTTTTGGTTTTTGGGGGTATATTTAATCATTATTGCCGGGCTTAGAGACGATGTGGGGCCGGATTATGGAAGTTACCTGGGACTTTATAATTATTCCGATACGAAAAGCTATTCCAGTATCTTTATGAAGATGCTTCATATGGAAGGACCTGAACATCTGGATGTGGAATGGCTGTATACTTTGATTAATAAGATATTGCTGAACGTTTTTGATGCCCCATTCTTTATGCTGACATTCGTTATTGCCATCTTTGCGATCTTTTTCAAGGTTGAATATACTGAAGACAATACATTCTATCCGTTTACATTTACCCTGTTTATGTTTATCCCGGGGTTTTTCATCGGAGAAAGTGGGCAGATCAGGCAAAACCTGGCCACCTTTATGGTATATTATGCCATAAGGTTTATTAAGGAGCAGAAGCTATGGCATTACCTGTTCTTTATATTTTTGAGTTCAGGGGTGCACAGTGTCTGTTACATGTTTCTGCCCATGTATTGGATCGCCAGAATTCCGTTGAATAAAACCATCATGCTGATTATGATCATCGGATCTGTCTTTCTATCCCCGTTTGAGGTCTATAGAGGACTGGGAGAGTTTTTAGGAGGAATGGCAGAAGATAATATGCTCGTCGAAGGTTTTAATGGATACGTTGGCAAAAGTGTAGAAAGATTGAACGGAGGATTTGGAATTCCAGAGGTGATGATGGCTATTTTGACCTTTTTCCTCTTCGTTTTCGATACCAAAATGAAGAAGTCATATCCTTACTATGAGTATCACAGAAACTATGCTGTTATAGGAATTTGCCTGTATTTTATCTTTAGAAACAATCCTATTTTCTCCTCAAGACTGGCTGGAGCATTTATCGGATTCTCATATATTATTATTCCTAATGCAATGTATGTAGCCTCCAGTAGGGTAAAGGGAATGATTTATGCCTTTATAATAGCATTGGTGCTCTTTAATTTTATTGTCTTCTCAGCCTTTAATAATATCAAGGCAGGACGATTTACAATTGATCAGTATTACAATCACATCCTTCCGTAG